From the Candidatus Methanoperedens sp. genome, the window GAAAGATGGTCACATATTCCATAAGCAAGCGATAACTTGAGTTCGGGAAGATGAATTATATGGAATGATTATATAGCATGAAATAATGATGACATGAAAAGAGGCTTTTTAGATCAGGAAAAGATATGGAATTAAGATTCTTAAAGAAACCGGAATTGGAAAAACCTCGCATGCTAGTAGGACTTCCGGGTATGGGTATGGTTGCCAGGACTACTGTCAATTATTTTATGGAAATCTTGAAGCCTGAATTATTTGCGGATATTCCAATCCCTCATCTTTCACCTTCCATTGCCTTTTTTGAAAAAGGCCTGGTAGTACCGTTTGACAGGGAAATAAGCCCTTTTAAGTTCTTCTACTCGCAGAAAGAAAATATCATATTTTTCTCAGGTGACATCCAGTTTGGCTATGCTGTAAAGGATAATGAGCTCGCCGAGAAAATAGTCGAAGCAGCACAGCTTTGCGGAGTTGACATTATTTATACGGTAATAGCGACACATGTACAAAGATTTGTTGAAGATCCGGAAGTATTCGGGGTTGCGACCACGCCTGAACTTCTGCTACACTTAGAAGGCAAAGGGGTAAAGATAGCGGATAGCAGCCTTCAAATAAGCGGGGTCAACGGCCTCGTGGTGGAATATGCCTTGCGAAAAGGAATAAAAGGAATAGCCCTGCTCTGTGAGACCGCCTTTCCAGAGGCACTGGATATAAAAGCAAGTCATGCCGGAATAAAAAAAGTCTCCGAGCTTCTTGCTATTGACATTGATTTGAGCAGGATTGAAATTGAGGCGAAGAAATTTGATGAAGGTTTCAAGAAGTATTTGAAAGATACGCAGGAAAAGAAGAGAAAGGAAGAGGATCTGGGATATATAGGCTGAAAGCAGCGTCATATTGATTCTGTTTTAACTAATAATAAAGCGATACTAAAATACCTTAATAAAAAATGTGATAACATGGGTGAAGTGGTAAAACTTCGGAAGTCCGATAATAGCCTGATAATCACCATACCAATAGAGATATGTGATAAGTTAGGCCTCAAAGAAGGGTCACAGGTGGAGATAGAGCCTTTTACCTGTGGCGGTGAAGTTGGAGCACGAATAAAACCAAAAAATTAAAAGAGGAGCATTGTTTTCTCTTAAGGCGCTATACTCATTAGTGGAAATTACTTAATGCACAAGGCATTTTTCCTAACATAACTTCCTGAACATCCTTGCCTGGAACCCGTGATACTTGCAATAACCTTCAGCATCCTTCTGGTCTATGGTCTTGCTGTCAAAGGATGAGAGATCTGCGGAATAGAGGGCAAATGGCGATGCTCTGGCGATGACCTTTGCGCTGCCTTTGTAGAGCCTGATCTTCACATTCCCGGTCACCCTTTCCTGGGTTCTGTCAATGAAGGCATTAAGATCGGAATACAGGGGTTCATCCACCAGACCTTTATAAGCAAGCTCGCTCCACGTTTCATCAACACCTGACTTGAAACGCAGTTCGTCTCTTGTGAGAACAAGTTTTTCAAGATCTTTGTGAGCGGTCAGAAGTATCGTGGCAGCGGGATGTTCATAATTCTCCCTGGCTTTAAGGCCCAGCACCCTGTCCTCGATCATATCCGTGCGCCCGACACCATGCGAACCTCCAATCCTGTTGAGTTCCTGTATCAATGGAACGCCAACCATCGAGTCACCATTCAACGATACCGGCACACCATTTTCAAAACCGATATCAATTACCTCTGCTTCAGGTGCGTTTTCCGGCGATACAGTCCATTCGAATATCTCTTCTGGGGGAATATAATCGGGTTCTTCAAGCCGTCCCCCCTCTATGCTGCGGCTCCAGATGTTCTCGTCAATGCTCCAGGGTTTGGATTTCGTGGCAGACACGGGTATCCCGTGTTTTTTTGCATAATCTATCTCCCACTCTCGGGTGAGGTTCATATCCCTCATCGGTGCAATGACATCAAGATCCGTGCCCCGGAATACTGCCTCGAACCGCAGCTGGTCGTTCCCCTTACCTGTGCAGCCATGAGCAAGCGCCTGGGCATTCTCTTTTTGCGCTATGTCCACTACTTTCCTTGCTATCAAGGGGCGTGCTATCGAAGTTCCTAGAACATAACCTTCGTAGCTGCCATTTGCTTTGATCAGAGGGAAGATGTAGTCTCTTACAAACTCTTCTTTGGCATCTATGGTATAATGTTTATCGCTTATCTGTTCTGCTTTTTTCTCTGCTTGTTTTATCTCTTTTTCAGGCTGCCCAACATCCACGGTCACCGTGATCGCGTAATCGCAACCGTAATTCTCTTTCAAAAGGGGTATACACACAGATGTGTCAAGTCCGCCTGAATATGCAAGTACTACTTTCTTCATACTTGCGGCATAATAGTTCGGAAAGATTAATAGTTTTTGTTATTGCAAAATGAAAGTATTGTCCGAGGGGGGATTTCCACCCCCTAATAGCGACAGAAGAGCAACCCGTAGGAGGTATCGGGCTCGGACGCCGCTAAGTAATCATAACTATTATTCATAGTAATGATTATCATAATGTAAGCCTCCAATACATACTAGGTAGCCTTGCTATATATAAAGATTTCCATGGTGCATAATCAAAAAAATATTATTTTTTTAATATAGTATTAATCTGGCGCACAATATCCGCCGGGCTTTTCCCCACAGCTATCCCGGCGTTCTCAAATGCCTGTATTTTCAGAAGTGCAGTGCCGCTCCCGGCAGAGATAATGGCACCAGCATGGCCCATAGTTTTATCGGGCGGAGCCGAAACACCTACTATATACGCCAGAACTGGCTTGCTCATCCTATTTATGAAATCGATAGCATCTTCCTCGGCGCTACCCCCTATCTCGCCTACGAGTACAACGGCGTGTGTCTCCAGGTCATCTTCGAATAATTTTAGAATATCCACGAACGAAGTCCCTGAAACCTGATCCCCTCCTATTCCCACGGAAGTTGACTGTCCGATACCGTTCCTGGAGAGGAGGTCAATTATCTCATAAGTAAGCGTCCCGCTTCTTGAAACAAGGCCGACATTTCCAGGCATGTGGATTCTATTCGGCATTATTCCCGCCTTTGATTCTCCCGGGGTGGTAATGCCGGGGCAATTCGGTCCTAGAAGTGTTGATGAGGAGCCTTCAAGATAAGCGCATATCCGAATCATGTCATGTACGGGAATACCCTCGGTTATGGCCACGATGAGTTCTATGTTGCTATCAATGGCTTCAAAAATAGCATCGGGTGCGAATTTGGGGGGAACAAAAATAACAGATGCATTCGGTTTTACGCTGTCCGCAGCTTCTTTGACATAGTTAAAAACAGGGATACCATGAATCATTTCCCCTCCTTTTCCAGGTGTGACCCCGGCGACAATATTCGTGCC encodes:
- a CDS encoding AbrB/MazE/SpoVT family DNA-binding domain-containing protein, whose translation is MGEVVKLRKSDNSLIITIPIEICDKLGLKEGSQVEIEPFTCGGEVGARIKPKN
- a CDS encoding PAC2 family protein, with product MELRFLKKPELEKPRMLVGLPGMGMVARTTVNYFMEILKPELFADIPIPHLSPSIAFFEKGLVVPFDREISPFKFFYSQKENIIFFSGDIQFGYAVKDNELAEKIVEAAQLCGVDIIYTVIATHVQRFVEDPEVFGVATTPELLLHLEGKGVKIADSSLQISGVNGLVVEYALRKGIKGIALLCETAFPEALDIKASHAGIKKVSELLAIDIDLSRIEIEAKKFDEGFKKYLKDTQEKKRKEEDLGYIG
- a CDS encoding argininosuccinate synthase gives rise to the protein MKKVVLAYSGGLDTSVCIPLLKENYGCDYAITVTVDVGQPEKEIKQAEKKAEQISDKHYTIDAKEEFVRDYIFPLIKANGSYEGYVLGTSIARPLIARKVVDIAQKENAQALAHGCTGKGNDQLRFEAVFRGTDLDVIAPMRDMNLTREWEIDYAKKHGIPVSATKSKPWSIDENIWSRSIEGGRLEEPDYIPPEEIFEWTVSPENAPEAEVIDIGFENGVPVSLNGDSMVGVPLIQELNRIGGSHGVGRTDMIEDRVLGLKARENYEHPAATILLTAHKDLEKLVLTRDELRFKSGVDETWSELAYKGLVDEPLYSDLNAFIDRTQERVTGNVKIRLYKGSAKVIARASPFALYSADLSSFDSKTIDQKDAEGYCKYHGFQARMFRKLC
- the sucD gene encoding succinate--CoA ligase subunit alpha, with product MNLGILINKDTRVLIQGITGHEGSFQAQQMLEFGTNIVAGVTPGKGGEMIHGIPVFNYVKEAADSVKPNASVIFVPPKFAPDAIFEAIDSNIELIVAITEGIPVHDMIRICAYLEGSSSTLLGPNCPGITTPGESKAGIMPNRIHMPGNVGLVSRSGTLTYEIIDLLSRNGIGQSTSVGIGGDQVSGTSFVDILKLFEDDLETHAVVLVGEIGGSAEEDAIDFINRMSKPVLAYIVGVSAPPDKTMGHAGAIISAGSGTALLKIQAFENAGIAVGKSPADIVRQINTILKK